AGCTAGCCAGTTCATTGCAGATGTCATTGAAAAGTAAGATAATCGGGAAAAAGTATTACTATCATTCATTTTCAGGTAGTTTTGACCTTCCTTTTACTGTTTTGTCATTCAGTTCACAGATAATTCCAAAAGAGGACTTATGCATTTCTCCAGGAAAGGTAAGAACAATAGAGAAGTTTTAAGCTTTTATTAATTGTGTTTTGTGGAGAGTAGATGGGGAAATTAACAAAACCACAGTAGCCTTCAATACAGATGTCTTATTTTTAGATGAAGTTCAGTAAAAACATGTCTTATTCTTAAGCTGAGGTAATTCTTTTCCCCTTTTACCGtgaacattcatttttttttctttatagcagATTACTGGTATCTGATTAGCTAATGTGTTTAAGGTGAATCCACACTGTAAATTCTAACTATTTGAAAACTTAGAACTAAGTTGACTAGAACCTATAGGATTTTTCTGTTTGATTACATATTTACTTGTAAAACCtactaagcatttttttttaagggaaatgtttttttttatgagagaaagggaggagatagaaatatcaatgatgagaatcattgatcagttgcctcctgcattccccctactggggtttgagactgcaatcccagcatgtgccatgaccaggatcaaactgtgacctcctggtttgtggcTTGACCACTGaggaacaccagccaggccctacCAAGCATCTGATGTATTAAGGTTTCTTTGGGAAAgtatattttgattttcatttgggACTTTCAAAAGTATTTCCCTCATCTGACTTAGCAATAGGAATGGAAATGTTTGTCACTTGTCAGCTTGGTAGTCAAAAGCCAGCTTTTACCAAACATAACCactttttttggtttattaaaggtttttctttttttgtaagtttttgaGCCTTGAAGGTTATCTTGTTTGTTTAAGGGTTCTGTGGTGTATAAATTGAAAGAAATCCCATGTTCTACCCATCAGAAGGCTTTAATTTGCTTTGTGTAAACTCTATTTTAGCTTGCTTGGGTTCTATACTGTGATCTCATTTGCCTTGACTATGATGGAAATATTTTGGATGCCTGTACATTTGCTTTGTTGGCAGCTTTAAAAAATGGTAAGCAATCTTAATAAAAGGCAATATTCCTCCTTTTGTGTCAGAATATTCTGTTAAACTTTCTCATCTTTTTAGGCTTTTGTTATGGTTGAGCCATCATTCATTTTagtctttaaattaataaaaatgtttatatacacTGTATTTATCTTAatgttctaagattttttttttctaaaatattatttctggaaAAGTTAAACAGGCAAAAGTGAATTTAGAAAAAGCCATATTTGTTACTTATACTAGAGATACTTACTAACATACTTGCCTTTCTAGTACAGTTGCCTGAAGTTactataaatgaagaaactgcttTAGCAGAAgttaatttaaagaagaaaagttatTTGAACATTAGAACTCATCCAGTTGCTACCTCCTTTGCGGTCTTTGATGAGTAagttaaatgtataaaaattgtgttttaaatattctaaaataaaatgtttcatggATTGATAATTTacacttcaaaaaatttttaaatagcactCTGCTCATAGTGGACCCTACTGGAGAGGAGGAACATCTGGCAACTGGAACCCTAACAGTAGTAATGGACGAGGAAGGCAAGCTATGTTGTCTTCACAAACCAGGCATGTTCCTTCTACTTCAGTCCTAAATATTTGGATGAAAACTCTATGTGAAATTCTTTACATAGGAGTAGGGCAAATGGAATATGGGATATTTACCATTTACCTAATGCAGCAAATTTAGAATGACAGTTTGTTACCTCAAATTCCTTACGTTTTTTATGTTGTTTACCATGCATTGGAATCACTTGGAGGTCTTAAAACATAACTTGGCAATCTTAACCATACCCCCTGGTTTACATTACTGAAAGCTTTGGTCTATAACTTCACATGATGTTGATCATTAAAAGTACAATAGCATATATTGAAAGTGTTCGTACAATAATTTTTCAGGTGGAAGTGGGCTGACTGGAGCTAAACTTCAGGACTGTCTGAGCCGAGCGGTTACAAgacacaaagaagtaaaaaaactgATGGATGAAGTAATTAAGAGTATGAAAGCAAAATAACTACATTTTCTAAACGTATTTGTAAAAACTGTATTTATTACACTGTGCACAAATCTTTCATACTAAATAAATATCAAACTACATTTTTCTGAAGGACATTTCTAGTATTTCTTAGGCCACTTCTACATGTTCTATGTACAGTGGAACAGTTTTGAAAAAGCAGTGACTTAAGCAAATGAACCCTACTGGTTTATTAAAGCATttccctgtttttatttaaaaatcataggGTTGTGCTTCTGTATAAAGTTTGTACATCAAACAAGGTAAAATActgattatgttttaaaaaacaaaaatgaagtagAAACTCAATCCTTTTGattcattatgtttttaaaaaagaaaaaaaataatgcaagacTCAGAATTTTGGAGTGGTTGGTGTGCctctcttcattttactttttgacTGGCTGCCTGTATGCCGTTGACGATGTAGCTGAGCTGTTTGTGCTGTTGCTGCTGCCATGGCCATTTGATGCTGTAAGAATCGCAACTGCTGtaaaagggggagaggagggaaatcAATTAAATGTAAGCAGGTATAAAAAGGTGCTTTTCCTGAGAGggatgaaaacaaaaatgaaagggaGAGAGCACTAAGGTAACAATAGGGGACTATACCACATTCAGACAATGCACAATCAAACAGCACCAGTGGCACAGAAGCCTGCTGAGGGCTTTTAAAATGGTTCTTGGTACACTTCAAAAATACATGTTACTTTGCCCTGCCAGTCTATATTGTAGTAACTCAGCAACTTCAGTTACCATTTTGTTGTATGATAGTTTATACCTATATAAACCACCCTGTATAGTCAACTATAATATGCTGACTTCCTGAGATAATGgaatggcatttttataaaacagGTATGATATTTACTAATAGGAACATTGGCATTCTTGTCTTTTTCTGCAGTATAAGTTAACCATTGGCATTGACAACTgtctatttcaaaatataatgcaAACTACAAAAATGGATGTTAATGTGCCACCAGCACTTCATGAAAGATTTTAAATCAAGGAAAGTATGGCTTAAATGTACAAAATATATTCAGTGCTCCAAGCTGGCTAAAATGTCAGGCTTAATAAAATTTGCTAAAATGTCTATTACTATATAGTcttaaaagacaataaaataaaactaaggtTTTTTGAGGTACTTTTGGAGCAGAGTATCTAAAATGTAATCAGAGTGAAGTTGCTGGATTACTTGtatctgttgctgctgctgttgaaaGGCAGCGGAGAGCTGGAATCTCTGCTGAGGAAGGCTTTGCTCAGGTCTGTTCTCGGCAGAGCCAAGCTGAGACAACACtacagagaggagaaggggaaagcaggccagTCAAAAGTTTGAAGGCTACCAGGGTTAGAAAAGGACAacacagaaaatgaaatagaaaagttaTCAGTATGATTAATCTTCAGTATCAAATCACAGACATTTCAGAATAAATTTAGTCTCCTGTTAGTTGAGGGCACCTCCTGGACATAGAAGGGGAAGGAAGTGCACATGTGCTAAGCATTGTATACCTTCATGCATCTCACTGAAATTTGATAACAGTGCTATTTTATTTAGAAAGCTTTCTTGCAAAATGTAAAATACaggatgttatttttaaatataactaaTAAAGTAGGAAAGAGGGTGGGAGAAATCCAAGCTACCATAATGACATAACTGGTAAACAAGTGCTTTTAAATAAAAGACTGCAATGAGTATCAGACTATACTAGTAGCAACAGAGATGGTGAACTGAGCCTGTGCATTATTCCTTTTTGAGCTGAGAGGGACCACAATAATCGTTTAACCGTCTCACTGTTCAATTTCAGGTGTAGATGGTTTAAATGACTCAAAGGCAATTAGTGGCAGGTCTGGAGCATGGACCATTTTTACGATTTTTCAGTCTAGAGTTCTTTCCACTAAATTATACTAGTACTTGTGGGGTAAaggattataaaaattaaatttctattagAAAATTCTCTAGCTCTAAATCTCTACATGTAAGACCTTGCTTATTCTAAAGTCAGACACTGGGAGTTACTTGTATATGATTATAAAGGCACCAATGATAATTCAAAATGTtgacatgacctcactcattcaatcctcaaactctgtaattattattttcaatttacaaGATAATCTTCATTAAAGATTATGGTTCACCATTTACTGTTGGAAGTGGTAAGCAGTCATTTAGTATAATCTcatttttttacaaatgaaaaaaagtgGCTTATAGAAGTTATGTTACTGATATTACATCTTAATTCATGCAAGTACAAGATAccagaatgagaaaaaatattaactgtCAGTGGGAAAAAACTCTGGGGGCTATTAATAAATTGATGTAATAGTTCACAAGTAAATATATCTATACTTTTTCCTACTTAATGCTtacaagagaaggaaaaataatttaaaaaggtgAGATCCCAACTAGATTAAACAGTAAACTCAACATATGAAGTCATGAAGATACCAACCAGCTGCCTGTGACTGCATAAAACTTCCTATGCCAGCAAGATTAATAACAGCAGCATGCTGAGCAGATAAGGCCTTTTCTTGACTGGTTGAGCCTTGTTCAGAACcctaaataaaaatcatacatgagttgtataaaaagaaaaacaatttgtgtTGGTAAGAAATTACTATTTTCCTTATaggacaaaaaaataattttagactagCAATTGTAAAAACAGTAACAAGGAAAAGACTTCAGAAGAATTAGCAAGAAcaaatcctagctaataaaagagtaatatgcaaattaactgtccaACACAAGATcgccgccacaaaatggccagcaggggagggcagttgggagggaccaggcctgcaagggagggaggttgggggcgatcaggtctgcaggggaagaaagttggggggggacccaggcctgcaggggagggctgttgttggggagggggaccaggcctgccagggagggcagtttggaggaccaggcctgcaggggacagcagttgggggggaccaggcctctaggggagggtagttgggggggggaccaggcctgcaggggagggcagttggggggggaccaggcctgcaggggagggcagttggggggaacgaGGGCAGttggcgatcaggcctgcaggggacggtagttgggggggaaaccaggcctgcgggggagggcagttaggggtgaccaggccagcaggggaaggcaatttggggcaatcgggccagcaaaggagcagttaggcatcgatcaggctggcaggggagtggttagggggtgatcaggctggcaggcagaaccagttaggggcaatcaggcaggcaggcaggagagcggttgggagccagcagtcctggattgtgagagggatgcccgactgccctgTAGGTCCGATCCCACCGATCCTACACAGGCCGtcaggcatccctcgaggggtcccagactggagacagtgcaggctgggctgagggacacacataaccccgtgcacgaatttcatgcacggggcctctagtcttatataataaaggcctaatgTGGTAAGTGTCTGGTCGttcagtcgtccgttcaaccaatcaaaacataatatgctaacgatatgctaaggccgctcaaccgctcactatgatgtgcactgaccaccagggggcagatgctcaacagaggagctgccctctggtggtcattgtgctcccacagccaacctcccatggcccctccccctggtcagccagccaccccccatcagccctgattggggggggggaaccGGCCAGCCacctcccaaggcccctcccgTGGCCGGCCCCCCCAATTggcccaatcactggccaggctaagggaccccacccgtgcacaaatttgtgcactgggcctctagtacaaaataaagttacaattctataatacaaaaCATGAAAAGCTAGAAAAGCACATACCTGCTCCCCTGGCTGTTGAGGACTGGAAGTTGTGGGTTGCTGAGGTTGTTGGGGTGTAAATTGagagagctgctgctgctgctgctgctgctgcagagtGTTGAAAATTAGTGAACCACCTGGAAGCTATTAAGAATTTAAACATGaactcattaattaattaatttcacattgtttaaatttctttattccGCAAGTATTTTTGGAACATTCACTATGTGTCAAGTACTCTACTAGGGATTGAGGAAAcaggtaaacaaaaataaaagcaaaacaagatctctgcccttaaaaagaaagatttgaaaacaattttaagtgTTATTACTAAGGGATCTCAAATATGTTAATACTACTGCTTCAAGTTAGTGacatacacaaatatacacatggcttttaacttttttatacCTCAATACAAAACAGCATTAAGTACATTAGAAAGTAAACAAGAAGCTATTGAAAATCAGAGATATACTTATGAAAATTCATCTCTCAAAATTTGTCTAGCTTTGCCAAATCCCATGACTTCATGGATGCTTATATAATACAGTAAGAAATTCCAAAGCTGAAAAGAAAGTGCATTAGATATCCATATTTAGTTTGAAGACATTACCAGCTTTGTCATTCAGAATctaaattaagttaaattaaaaaaaggttttaaaaagaagtattcagaaaaattcatgttaaaaattaaaactagtaaTTCCAAATGAATCAGGAAAcaaaggatttttcttttttattctatagGAGTTTAAATTATAAGCACTTTGAAGTCCTTAAGAGAAAGTCCAAATAAATACCAAATACAGAATTCTGAGATCTATGGAGTTAAAAATCTCTACACCCAGCAGAGCTTATTGTTAAGTAAATTTGGGCATAGCACAGGTCAAATGTTCCTTCCTTAATCAGTTCAATAATAAATttagcaaaattaatttttatggtgGCTTTGTCGTTATTCTTTATTATCAGTTCTATTAAGGAATTCCATTCCTCTTTTCACTGAGACTAATCCCTGACAGAAATTCCAACAGCAATATGTAGGAAAGTTGAAGAAACCAATGTGATTTGTGATTTGTTCTGTAATTACAGTCTGTATATAGTAATACTGTGTTTGCATCTTGGATAAGAAGTTTTATGTTTTGGCTCTAAACACATTTCCTGATTTActtctgaactagaggcccgatgcacgaaatttgtgcacaggtagggtctgtaggcctggccagcgatcagggcctatctgtggggtgaccagtgagGTGATCGGgagggccccccactggcacccgccttggctggcctggggcctgcaggctggggggcagttcctgcgttaagcatctgccccctgtggtcagtgcgcgtcatagtgaccagtcgttctgctgttcagtcaatttgcttattaggcttttattatataggataccagatTAGTTTGATTTGTATTTTACTGTTATTTCCCAATTTTGTGTCTCTAAATCTTTATATTCTTGTCTACCTTTTCTAAATTCTCTGTAGATAATCCTATCAACTACCAACCTAGCTTAATCCTGGAGTCCAAACCTTACAAAGGACCTAGAGCCTAACACCGTAAATATTTTAAGTTCACACTCAACGTGTACGAAATCTCCACTTTTGATCTCTCTTTATATGCTGTCTATGTTGGCATTGATATCATTTATAAGAAAAGCCTCATCATTAGACACAAATTGTAAtcaaacaaatatttaccaaataaatgacTCTTAGGTGCCTGACACTGTGCTAAGAAATTCTCCTCAGGAAAAGAACaagctatttttaaatcttctattCAAGTACAAAATCTTTTGTAAGCGAAAAGTACTACATATATGTAGACACAAATGGTTATTGAGagaggaattatttttttaagtgtaggTACTACTGCTATAGTAGGCAACTGTTCACTTTGTAGTTGTCAATTCTCCGTATCAAAACATCCAGTTCTTGATTTGACAGAGGTGCAATATGTAGGACACCCATTCTTTCTTCCTATCCTCTTAATGATGCAAATGTAGCAGTTATAACCAAACCCTCACAAGATTCTGAACCATCTCAAATTTTCATATGCTGACATATATAGGTATACATTGTAACAAAAATATCAAAGTATGAAAACTTTAATCAAGAGCAGTGATTCAAGTTTACCTGAAGTAGATTCAAGGGCCTGAGACTTGAAGTAGTTTTTAAACCAAATGGAACACCTATTAAATACAGTTCCTGGTTATAACAGGGAATTAAATCTATTAAACATGAAAACACTTTATActttagtatatataaatataacattttaagtaCTTTCTGCCTagatttgctttattttctatactTTCAAAATGATCTTAAAAACAATACCCATCAATACTGAGATCAAAGATGTGAGCACTACACGTACATTTTATTCTATATTTGAGAAACTGAGACTTCTTTATCACTATTTTGACTGTTAGCTGGAAAAAGTAATCTAGACATATGCAGAGGccataaatataattaaactatCACAGTTATGCAAACACATTTTCAGGTGTTGGCTTCTATTGACATTCCTAGGTGCTATATACTATGTAGTACACAATAATCACAACAACTACATCTCTGAGAACCAGTGTGCTCCATGCAATTATTTTAAAGTCCGAATGCTAATATGAATAATACTAAAGTACAATGAATTTTGTTTGTAGGGTCAAACTAATAGGAAATAATACTGTTaattttgtgacaacatagagCACATCATAAATCAGGGGTTTTTCAGTTAGTAGACTAACTGAAAAAGTTCTGTTGGATattcttcctcttcatttttctttacattttaaacacatctttaaaaatgtaaaatctagTTTAGActgtaagatttttattttctgaccCTAGTCTCAAAGTACATGTATACTTTTCTCACTAACAATATATACCAATTTGAACactaattaaaaatgtatctagTCTGCtaagcaaattttattttaaaaggtaagagACAGGCCCTGGCAAGgcagctcag
The sequence above is a segment of the Eptesicus fuscus isolate TK198812 chromosome 8, DD_ASM_mEF_20220401, whole genome shotgun sequence genome. Coding sequences within it:
- the EXOSC8 gene encoding exosome complex component RRP43 isoform X1, encoding MAAGFKTVEPLEYYRRFLKENCRPDGRELGEFRTTTVNIGSVSTADGSALVKLGNTAVICGIKAEFAAPPPDTPDKGYVVPNVDLPPLCSSRFRSGPPGEEAQVASQFIADVIENSQIIPKEDLCISPGKLPEVTINEETALAEVNLKKKSYLNIRTHPVATSFAVFDDTLLIVDPTGEEEHLATGTLTVVMDEEGKLCCLHKPGGSGLTGAKLQDCLSRAVTRHKEVKKLMDEVIKSMKAK
- the EXOSC8 gene encoding exosome complex component RRP43 isoform X2, with protein sequence MAAGFKTVEPLEYYRRFLKENCRPDGRELGEFRTTTVNIGSVSTADGSALVKLGNTAVICGIKAEFAAPPPDTPDKGYVVPNVDLPPLCSSRFRSGPPGEEAQVASQFIADVIENSQIIPKEDLCISPGKLAWVLYCDLICLDYDGNILDACTFALLAALKNVQLPEVTINEETALAEVNLKKKSYLNIRTHPVATSFAVFDDTLLIVDPTGEEEHLATGTLTVVMDEEGKLCCLHKPGGSGLTGAKLQDCLSRAVTRHKEVKKLMDEVIKSMKAK